DNA sequence from the uncultured Ilyobacter sp. genome:
TCATCTCAATATCCAAAGTTCTAGAATAAGATAACTAGCTTAAGTGGTTACTTTTATTTCAAAATAAAGTATTGAATTTATCCAAAAGCTTCTGTTACTTTCTTTGCTTGCCCAAAGAAAGTAACCAAAGAAAAGGCACCCCTAAAAAATACCTAAAATCACTTCTGAACTAACTTTCTATTGAAATATAGTCGGTAAACCTCCTTATTTCAATGAAAGTGGATTTCACAAGATGATTTCTTAACGGCATTTTTTAAAGGGGAAAGTAATATGAAAATTAATTTTTTTTATTTTCACTCTGTGGAACTCTCTCTTTTTCTCTGTGTCCTCTGTGGCAAAAGGTTTTATCCTTATTCGGTTAATTTTTTGCTTTTTATCGATTTTCATTCGTGACAAAATCCTTTGACTCTAATATTCTTGTAAATTCAGTAATTTATAAGAATTTTTCTTAGGCAGCAACTTGAGATAACTAGTATTTACATCTGGGTCCAGTAATATAAAAAACGCGCAACAATGCGCGTTTTTTATATTAAAATCATTATGCATTTTTCAATTTTACTTCAATTTCTTTTTCCTCTACTTCATCTTTAGGTAAGACAATATTTAGTATCAAGGCAATAGCTCCAGATACCACTATTCCTGATCCACCAAATATAAGCTGAATTGTCTGAGGAAAATGAGCAAGTGCTTCTGGTACACTTCCAAGTCCGAATCCAAGTCCTAGTGAAACAGCAATTATCACACTGTTTCTACCTTGTAGTTTATCCTTTGTTATGAGATTTATTCCGCTAATTGATATCATTGCAAATATCATAACCAAGCTTCCACCTATAACACTTGGAGGAATAATTGTAAACAGTGCTCCGATTTTTGGAATAAAGGCTCCCATAACCAGTAAAGACGCTCCAACTGCAACTACGTGTCTGCTCATGATTCCAGTCATGGCCACAAGACCTGTATTCTGGCTGAAAGATGTAGTAGGAAGAATACTAAATGCAGAAGCTAAGGCACTACCAAAACCGTCTGCCATAATTCCTCCAGAAAGTTCTCTATCTGTGGTTTCTCTTCCTGCTCCACCCATAGTTACTCCTGACATATCTCCTACAGTTTCAACTGCAGAAACTACAAACATGAGAACCATAGCCAATATTGCATCAAGATGAAAAGCAAATCCGTAGGTAAAAGGCTTTGGTACTATGAAAAAGTTTGCCTGAGAGACTGCCCCTAGGTCCACTTTTCCAAAAAGAGCGGCTACAATAAAGCCTACGATAGTTCCTATAACAACTGATGCCGTACTTGTTATCCCCTTAGTAAACTGCTTAAAGAAAATTACAGTGAGAAGAACTATCATTCCTATTGTCATATTAACTGGAGATCCGAAATCTGCTGCTCCTACCCCACCAGCAAAATACTTGATCCCAACTGGAAGAAGTGATAGACCTATAGATAAAACAACAACACCAGTAACGATAGGTGGAAAGAATTTTCTTATTTTACCGATAACTGATCCGAGAAGAGCTTCAAATATCCCCCCTACAAGGGCAGCTCCTAAAACTGCTTCAAAACCATATTTTGTCCCTATAGATATGGCAACAGGCACAAAAGCAAAACTAGTACCGACTACAACTGGAAGTCTAGCCCCTATAGGCCCGATGCTGTACGCCTGAATGATAGTATTTAGTCCTGCCACAAGCATAGTACACTGAATAAGGAATGTCTTTTGTTCCTGAGGAAGACCTAAAACCCCAGATACAATAATGATTGGTGTAAGATTGCTGACGAACATTGCTAAAATGTGCTGAAGTCCCAAAGGAAATGCTACCTTCAGCGGCGGTACTCCGTCCAAGTGATAAGGTGATCTGTTTTTCATTGATTAATTCCTCCTAAAACCTTAATTTTACCCATATAACATCACAGAAGAAAATAAAAAAAGTTATTTTCCTCCTATAAGTGAAAGAAAATAACTCAGTGCACCCTAAACTATGCCTGTTTTATCTTTTCACTCATAGTAGCTAATTTACGGTTAGCTGTAGAGACTCCCGACCCTATTTCGGAATTATACGAGTGTTATTTTTTTTACTTAACCTAGAACAATATAGCATATTAGAGGAAAAAAATCAAATAAAGTGAAAATTATAATTTGACCTTGTAACACTCCTCAAGGAGTCCTTCTAGTAGTTTTTCCGATTTTTCTGCTGATAAACCTTCTATCAATGCGTCATTTTTATCTATTATTTCATCCTCAGAAAATGCTTCACCATTTTCATCTTTAATTCCTGTATTTGTAAAATGAAGATCCGGATCAATAAGTGTAAGTAGCAAAAACTCTTCTCCAATTATATAGATGCACCTGTTTCTAGATAATATTATTCTAGCTCCCTTTTGGAGAACCCCCTGTAACCTCTCCATTATCTCTTCTCTTTCCATATCATAAAAATACTCTTTTTTAGGCAGAAAGTATATCTCTTTTTCCATCTCCATGGCTTCTAATATTTTATCAAACATCTTAACCACCTCTATATATATTTTACCTTCTGCATGAATTTGTTCCTTCAAAAAATAGTAAAACTTAGAGACACCTCTCCAAGTTTTAATTTATATTTATTACAACAGAGGTAGTTTTGGTTTTCTTTTACCAAGATACTCTTCAAAGGCCTCTCTGAAATATCTCATACCTGTTTTTATCTCATTCTCATCTACCCCTGCGAAACTAATTCTTAAATAAGGACTCAGATCATTCTTTTGATAAAACACCCTTCCTGGCAAAAAAGACACACCTCTTTTTAGGGCCAAATTATAGAATTTTTCACTGTCCATCCATTCTGGTATCTTTAGCCAGAAAAAAAGTCCTCCCTCAGCCTCATAAACTATCTTAAGCTGAGGTATCTTTTTTATTTCCTCTTTCATATAGGTGTATCTTTGGGCAAAAATTTTCCTGATAGAGTCTAGATGGCTATAAATACACCCTTGTTTCATATAATGGTGAAAAGCCCTCTGATTCAGACCTGAACTTGATATATCAGCCATATATTTTACAGAGACTGCTGTTTCTATAAGTTCTTTTGGAAGTGCCATAAATGCTAATCTTAGGCCAGGCATGAAAATTTTTGAAAAACTCTTTATATAGATAACTTTTTCTTTTTCATCTATGCTTTTTAGACTCAGTGGGTTATTTTCTCCGTAATATATCTCAGACATACAGTCATCTTCCACGACAAAAATATTATTTTTACATGCTATTTTAAGAAGTTTTTCTTTTTTCCTTTGACTCCAGCATATACCTGTGGGATTGTGATAATTCATCATGGTATAGATAAATTTTACATCCCTTTCCTTTTCAAGAGTGAATTTTAACTTTTTCATATCCATACCATCTTTTTCTAATGGTATCGTTATTATATGTGCACCAGCCTTTTTAAAAGATGACACTGCTCCTGCATATGTGGGTCCCTCAACTATTATTTTATCACCAGGTTTTAAGAGCATCTTCCCTATTATATCTATGGCTTGTTGAGAACCAGATACTATCTGTATATTATCGGTCTTTATCTCTTTTTTGTTTAGATATCTTGATATCTCTTCCCGAAGAGGTCCATAACCCTTTGGATCCTGGTAAGAAAATACCTCTCCTCCGTCTCTTTCTAGGACAAAATTTATGGCATCTTTAAAATCCCCCAGAGGAAAAAGTTCTGAAGATGGTGTGGCACTTGCAAAATTTATAACTTCCCCTAAATCCAGTTGACTGTAATTTATTCTGTGATCTCCCTCTTCTTCAAAATGAAATTTTTCAGGGAGTTTTTCCGCTGTTACATAGCATCCACTTCCAACTATTTTATATAAATAACCTTCTTTTTCTAGCATATCGTAGGCCTTCACAATTGTAGAGGAATTGACAGACAGAGCCAAAGATGCAGCCCTTATTGTAAGAAGCTTCTCATCTCTTTCAAATTTCCCATTTTCAATCATCTTTTTTATTCCTTCGAAAACCTGTATATAAAGTTTGTTCCCTGTTTCTTTTTCCACTTTAAAATCAAACAATAGCCTTCCCCCTTGCACATTGTACCGCTACAATTCATTTTTTATGACGTTGACACTTCCTTTATAATATAAGATAATCAACCTATATCAAGTAAAAATATATTTACTACGATACAATTATAACATTTTGTATCGTTTTATAAAAGGGGGAAGTCATGGAAAACAATAGGTATGAATTAAACAAAAATCTTGCTCAGATGCTAAAGGGAGGAGTAATTATGGATGTTGTAAATGCTGATCAGGCCAAAATTGCAGAACAAGCAGGGGCATGTGCAGTTATGGCTCTTGAAAGAGTGCCGGCAGATATAAGGGCGGCTGGGGGAGTGTCACGAATGTCAGATCCTAAAATGATAAAAGAGATACAGGCTGCAGTTTCTATCCCTGTCATGGCAAAGGTTAGAATAGGACACTTTGTAGAAGCACAAATTTTAGAGGCTATAGAGGTTGATTATATAGATGAGAGTGAGGTATTGACTCCTGCAGATGATAGGCTGCACATAGACAAGTCAAAATTTAAGGTTCCCTTTGTCTGCGGAGCAAAAAATCTAGGAGAAGCTCTCAGAAGAATTGCAGAAGGAGCATCGATGATAAGAACAAAAGGTGAACCAGGTACAGGAGATGTAGTAGAGGCAGTGAAACATATGAGGGCCATGAACTCTGAAATAGCAAGAATAAGCTCTATGACCAGCGATGAGATATATAATGTCGCCAAAGAACTAGGAGCTCCTTTAGACCTTGTGAGAAATGTTCATGAAACTGGAAAGCTTCCTGTGGTAAATTTTGCCGCTGGTGGTGTAGCCACTCCTGCAGATGCCGCACTTATGATGCAGCTTGGTTGTGACGGAGTTTTTGTGGGATCAGGAATATTTAAATCTGGAGATCCTAAAAAAAGAGCTGCTGCAATTGTAAAAGCTGTGACAAATTACAATGATCCGAAAATACTGGCAGAAATCTCTGAAGATATTGGGGAAGCCATGGTTGGTATAGGTATACATTCTCTAAGTGAAGAGGAAAAAATGTCAAAAAGAGGGTGGTAGTATGAAAATTGGTGTTCTAGCATTACAGGGAGCCTTTAAAGAGCATATAGAAATATTAAATAAACTTGGTGCAGAAGGAGTAGAAGTCCGAAAAAAAGAGGACCTTAAAAGTATACAAGGTATCATTCTTCCAGGTGGAGAAAGCACTGCAATGGGTAAACTTCTAGTTGACCTGGATATTATGGGCACCTTGAAAGATATGATAAAAAATGGATTTCCTGTCTATGGAACTTGTGCAGGTATGATTCTTCTTGCAAAATCTTTGTCTAATGATGAGAAGGTTCACTTAGGGGTTATGGATATTGTTGTAAAAAGAAATGCCTATGGAAGACAGCTAGGAAGCTTCACATGTAAGGCACCAGTAATAGGTGTCGGAAAGGACGTGGAGATGGTCTTTATACGTGCCCCTTATATAGAGACTTGCGGTGAGGGTATAGAGGTGTTGGCAGAGGTAGATAAAAATATAGTCGCTGCAAGACAAGAGAATATCCTAGTAACTTCATTCCATCCAGAGCTTACTTCTGATTATAGGATGCATCGATTCTTTATAGATAACATAGTAAAAAAAAGCTAGCCCAAAGGCTAGCTTTTAGTCTGTTGTTTTTAGACCTAGAATCTCTGCAGGGTTTAGAGGTTCTTCTTCGTATCTTA
Encoded proteins:
- the pdxS gene encoding pyridoxal 5'-phosphate synthase lyase subunit PdxS; translation: MENNRYELNKNLAQMLKGGVIMDVVNADQAKIAEQAGACAVMALERVPADIRAAGGVSRMSDPKMIKEIQAAVSIPVMAKVRIGHFVEAQILEAIEVDYIDESEVLTPADDRLHIDKSKFKVPFVCGAKNLGEALRRIAEGASMIRTKGEPGTGDVVEAVKHMRAMNSEIARISSMTSDEIYNVAKELGAPLDLVRNVHETGKLPVVNFAAGGVATPADAALMMQLGCDGVFVGSGIFKSGDPKKRAAAIVKAVTNYNDPKILAEISEDIGEAMVGIGIHSLSEEEKMSKRGW
- a CDS encoding nucleobase:cation symporter-2 family protein; translation: MKNRSPYHLDGVPPLKVAFPLGLQHILAMFVSNLTPIIIVSGVLGLPQEQKTFLIQCTMLVAGLNTIIQAYSIGPIGARLPVVVGTSFAFVPVAISIGTKYGFEAVLGAALVGGIFEALLGSVIGKIRKFFPPIVTGVVVLSIGLSLLPVGIKYFAGGVGAADFGSPVNMTIGMIVLLTVIFFKQFTKGITSTASVVIGTIVGFIVAALFGKVDLGAVSQANFFIVPKPFTYGFAFHLDAILAMVLMFVVSAVETVGDMSGVTMGGAGRETTDRELSGGIMADGFGSALASAFSILPTTSFSQNTGLVAMTGIMSRHVVAVGASLLVMGAFIPKIGALFTIIPPSVIGGSLVMIFAMISISGINLITKDKLQGRNSVIIAVSLGLGFGLGSVPEALAHFPQTIQLIFGGSGIVVSGAIALILNIVLPKDEVEEKEIEVKLKNA
- the pdxT gene encoding pyridoxal 5'-phosphate synthase glutaminase subunit PdxT, which translates into the protein MKIGVLALQGAFKEHIEILNKLGAEGVEVRKKEDLKSIQGIILPGGESTAMGKLLVDLDIMGTLKDMIKNGFPVYGTCAGMILLAKSLSNDEKVHLGVMDIVVKRNAYGRQLGSFTCKAPVIGVGKDVEMVFIRAPYIETCGEGIEVLAEVDKNIVAARQENILVTSFHPELTSDYRMHRFFIDNIVKKS
- a CDS encoding PLP-dependent aminotransferase family protein is translated as MFDFKVEKETGNKLYIQVFEGIKKMIENGKFERDEKLLTIRAASLALSVNSSTIVKAYDMLEKEGYLYKIVGSGCYVTAEKLPEKFHFEEEGDHRINYSQLDLGEVINFASATPSSELFPLGDFKDAINFVLERDGGEVFSYQDPKGYGPLREEISRYLNKKEIKTDNIQIVSGSQQAIDIIGKMLLKPGDKIIVEGPTYAGAVSSFKKAGAHIITIPLEKDGMDMKKLKFTLEKERDVKFIYTMMNYHNPTGICWSQRKKEKLLKIACKNNIFVVEDDCMSEIYYGENNPLSLKSIDEKEKVIYIKSFSKIFMPGLRLAFMALPKELIETAVSVKYMADISSSGLNQRAFHHYMKQGCIYSHLDSIRKIFAQRYTYMKEEIKKIPQLKIVYEAEGGLFFWLKIPEWMDSEKFYNLALKRGVSFLPGRVFYQKNDLSPYLRISFAGVDENEIKTGMRYFREAFEEYLGKRKPKLPLL